A genome region from Portunus trituberculatus isolate SZX2019 chromosome 18, ASM1759143v1, whole genome shotgun sequence includes the following:
- the LOC123505725 gene encoding LOW QUALITY PROTEIN: sodium/iodide cotransporter-like (The sequence of the model RefSeq protein was modified relative to this genomic sequence to represent the inferred CDS: inserted 1 base in 1 codon): MYAFGTQLWMNHFGRALGFVFVHLVNLKVLYPLRLTSVLTGGVLAEVYTDMLQVVVMVAGVLVILVTAIVEMGGLGKVWEVARQHGRVELLNVDPNPLQRHSLWLGTVQGFFLSVQMYGMSQAQVQRMCSVATWKRLSELTHYLNFTIILFVSSCCNMMGVAIFAVYANCDPTATGAIQKADQIVLFYVMDHLSSLYGVTGLFMASLYAAGLSFSGGAIGLGVSLAFNLWMCVGALLFSPAPTMLPFSDEGCNSTTSFPSTLPSTFSKVCGSRPRSANLTVVICDDSQRRAEARAVVLAAAGGKEGHPLQGAEWSFPDQSFRYEGTKFIESIFCFRAHVFPLYLLSYTLYXLIGVSITVFVGALTSLISKPWTTEQAGKIYLHPTFYALQRRRGVPQDPPFTSIQTLVPLEKF; encoded by the exons GGCGGCGTGCTGGCGGAGGTGTACACGGACAtgctgcaggtggtggtgatggttgcggGCGTGTTGGTAATCCTGGTGACGGCCATAGTGGAGATGGGCGGCCTGGGCAAGGTGTGGGAGGTGGCCAGACAGCACGGCAGGGTGGAGCTGTTGAA cGTGGACCCGAATCCCCTGCAGCGTCATAGCTTGTGGCTGGGCACTGTGCAGGGCTTCTTCCTCTCTGTGCAGATGTATGGGATGTCCCAGGCTCAGGTGCAGCGCATGTGCTCGGTGGCCACGTGGAAAAGGCTGTCAG AGCTCACTCACTACCTCAACTTCACCATCATCCTCTTTGTGAGCTCCTGCTGTAACATGATGGGCGTGGCAATCTTCGCCGTGTACGCCAACTGTGACCCCACGGCGACGGGGGCGATCCAGAAGGCAGACCAGATCGTGCTCTTCTACGTGATGGACCACCTCTCAAGCCTCTACGGCGTGACGGGGCTCTTCATGGCCTCTCTCTATGCCGCGGGGCTGAG TTTTTCG ggTGGTGCTATAGGGTTGGGCGTGTCTCTGGCCTTCAAcctgtggatgtgtgtgggcgCCCTGCTCTTCAGTCCCGCGCCCACGATGCTCCCCTTCTCAGACGAGGGATGCAACTCCACCacatccttcccctccaccctcccctccaccttctcta aagtCTGTGGATCGAGGCCACGCTCTGCTAACCTGACGGTAGTGATTTGTGATGACTCACAGCGGCGCGCTGAGGCACGGGCTGTAGTGCTGGCTGcggctggagggaaggaaggacaccCACTCCAGGGAGCGGAGTGGTCCTTTCCTGATCAGAGTTTCCGTTATGAAGGCACt AAATTCATTGAATCAATCTTCTGTTTTAGGGCACACGTGTTCCCCCTGTACCTGCTCTCCTACACTCTGT CGCTCATTGGCGTCTCCATCACGGTGTTCGTCGGCGCCCTCACGTCTCTCATCTCCA AGCCGTGGACCACTGAGCAGGCAGGCAAGATATACCTCCATCCAACCTTCTACGCCCTTCAGAGGAGGCGCGGTGTCCCACAAGACCCGCCCTTCACCAGCATACAGACTCTCGTGCCCTTAGAGAAattttga